The sequence AGAAGTTCAGGCTGAAAATTCTTTGATGAACTTTTGTACATATTCTGTATTTTTAGTTCTTTATTGAGCTTTGGTTTCGGGCTGAAAAATCATTGAATCCCCTGCCATCGCCAATGCGTAAACGTTAGGTGCAACCAATAAGAATGGTGCTTTGTAAATTATGACAGACATTAAAATTGAATATTATTTCAGGACATTAAATTTAGTTTTTGCGACTATTTTTTTTCTTTGTTGCATAGCAGGTGCCTCGTTTGTATTTTTTAAAATTTACAATGATAGTTTACCTTATGCAATTTTATTTTCAAGCCCAGTAATTATAATATTTATTGCATTGCCCGATTACTTGCGGAAAATGAAATTTGCAATTACTAAACAACCTGCTTTGATATTGAGTAGAGATTCTTTAATTAACAACAATGTAAACGATGGAGAATATAAATGGACTGAAATAAAAGAAATATCTCTTAAATTCATTCATTTGTTTTAAGACAAAAAAGAGAAGAGAGAAAGAATACTATTGAAAAATTATTTTTTTGAGAGCTGTTTTTTATTCGATTTATTCATCCAATTGAACTAATCCTCCAATCCTTTTCCATCAAGGATATGCTTCATGTATTTTTCAATTCTCGCTTCCCGAGTTGCAGCTTGTTTGGCGGAAGAAAAATAAAGCAGGTATCTACGTTGTCGTCCGGGTGTTAGTGCTTCAAACGCTTTTTTAAGAGCAGGAATTTGTTTTAATTTTAGCTGAAATTCTTCTGGCATTTTGAATTCCGTTGCCTTTTTCATAGGCACTTTTAAACCAGCTTTTTCTATTTTAATAGCATCCTTGATATAAGCTTTCAGAGTAGATTCCAAATCTATTATTTCCCGAATATTCGTAAATCGAATTTGTCGTGCTGCTTGCACATTTTCGGTTTGTTGTATCAGTATATCTTTGGGATCCTTTAACAAGCTGCCTTTGTGAAAAAGAATGGCGCAATAATCTTTAAAGCCATGTATTAACACTACGTTTTTATTCTCAAAAGTGTAACACGGTACGCCCCATTTTAATTCTTCGGTCAATCCGCAATCAAGAATAATTATTCTTAATTTCAGATATTCTTCCTGCCACTTGGTGGCTTTATTAAAATACCAATCTACTTTCGGATTCATCTCTTTTGTCAATTGAATTAGGGTTTTATTTAGCATCCAGAATAACTGGTTCAACTAATTTTGTTAATTTTTCTATTGATTCTTGCCATCCCAAATAACACATTTCGGTTGGTATAATTATCGGAATGTTTTCTTGAACTATTTTAATTTCCGTACCTACCAAAACTTTCTTAAGCCAAACAGAAGTAATCATTTCGCATGGCAAATTAGGAGCTTCAAACTTATTGGAATATTTTAAAAATTCATTCGGCTTTAGTTCCAAATACTTTCCGCTAAAAGAATGTCCGTTGCCTGTCGTAAAATTAATGAAAGACATTTTGTAATCTCCTCCAATTTTTACGTCCATCGTATGCACAACACCTACAAATCCATTCGGCGGAAGCCATGTTGCAAGTGCATTGGATTCGGTAAAAGCGCGATAAATTTTTTCAGTCGTTGTTTTAAGAACTCGCTGAATTGTGATGCTGTTGTTTGTCATATTGCTATTTTTTATACAAAACTAAAACAAAAATTAATTTTAGAATTTATGCTATTCATTAATTTATTGAAGAAATAATTTTACTATCCGCTGTTCTGAAATACCAAGATTGCAAAGTTAAAATTAGCAATCCAAGACTTGAACTTTTCTTAGTTTCTTTCATTTGGTTCAAGCCAAAAGAAAGAAAAAGGTAAAATAATAACAAATTTCTTTCTCTTCTAAAAACACAATTGAAAAATTATTTTTTCAAAGAGACAAAATAGTATTTCGCTTCTATGGAGCTAATATCTATTTCCGACTTTAACTATTATGATTAAATTCCTAAAGAGTTCGAATAAAGAATAAGTTTAAAAAAATTACATTTTTGGAGGTACTTCAATACCTAACAATCGCATAGAAGCAAAAATCGTATGCCCGATTTTTTCAGATAAAAGCAAACGGAATTTTTTCAATTCTTCGTCCTCTTCCTTTAAAATCGGCAATTCATGATAAAATTGATTGTATTCTTTTGCCAATTCGTATATGTAATTTGCTACTTCTGCCGGACTTAATTTTTCAGCAGCATCCTTTATTATCAATGGATACAGCAATACTAATTTTATTAATTCTTTTTCTTTCCGAATAATTTCTATGTTTGAAAAATTATTTTTTTGAAACGAAATCTCAGTCGCTTTTCTTAATAAAGATTGAATTCGTGCATACGTATATTGTATAAACGGCGCGGTATGTCCATTAAAATCAATAGATTCCTTCGGATCGAAAAGCATTTTCTTTTTCGGATCTACTTTCAAAATAAAATATTTCAATGCTCCGAGTCCGATGGTGCGAAATAATTTTTCGGATTCCTCTTTCGTAAACTCTTCCATTTTACCTAATTCCATGGAAGTTTCGCGCGCACTGTCAATCATTTCTTTTATCAAATCGTCGGCGTCCACAACAGTTCCTTCGCGTGATTTCATTTTGCCTTCGGGCAATTCCACCATTCCGTATGAAAGATGAAAACATTCGTTTGCCCAAGCGTAGCCTAATTTTTTTAGTGTCAAAAACAACACTTTAAAATGATAATCTTGTTCGTTTCCAACCGTATAAATCATTTTATTTACGTGCGTTTCATCGGCACGCAACACAGCCGTACCAATGTCTTGCGTCATATATACAGATGTTCCATCGGCACGTAATAGTATTTTTTTATCCAAGCCTTCGTTTGTCAAATCAATAAAAACAGAACCATCCGGATTTTTCTCTAAATGCCCGCCTTTCAATCCCTTTTCAATTATTTTCTTTCCGAGTAAATACGTTTCCGATTCGTAATATATTTTATCGAAATCAACTCCTAAATTTTTATACGTTTCTTCAAAACCTTTGTAAACCCAGCCATTCATCGTTTTCCACAAATCAATTACGGCTTTATCTCCGGCTTCCCATTTCAACAACATTTCTTGAACTTCGCTTTGCAACGGGTTTTTTTTAGTCGCTTCTTCTTCCGTTAATCCTGACTTTTGAAGTTTTGCATTTTCGAGTTTAAATTGTTTATCGTACTCCACATAATATTTCCCAACCAAATGATCGCCTTTTAAACCGCTTGATTCAGGCGTTTCGCCGTTCCCCCATTTTTGCCAAGCCAACATGGATTTACAAATGTGAACACCACGATCGTTCACCAAATTTACTTTCAGCACTTCGTTTCCGGCAGCTTTTAAAATTTCAGCCACGGCATAACCGAGTAAATTATTTCGAATATGTCCTAAGTGCAAGGGTTTATTGGTATTTGGCGAAGAATATTCCACCATTATTTTTTCTCCAGTACTTGGAATTTTAAAAATATCCTTGTCAGAAAAATAATTTTTCAACCAATAATTATTGCTGAACGTAATATTTAAAAAACCTTTTATAACAGCGTGATTTTCGATTTCAGAAATATTTTTTTGAAGATAATTTCCAATATCGGAAGCTGTTTGTTCTGGCGATTTACGACTCATTTTCAAAAACGGAAAAACCACCAAGGTCAAATCTGCTTCGTGTTCCTTTGTTGTCTTTTGAAAAATTATTTTTTCGGACGGTATTTTTTCGCCGTAAAGATGTTCAATGGCTTCGGCTGTTTTTTGAGAAAGTATATTTTCTATGTCCATAAATTTCGTTTCAAAAAATTATTTTTTCGAGACCTTAAAAATCTCGATTTAATTGATTGGTCGCTTTCAATAAAATCTCGAAAGCATTTTCTGCCATTAAATTTTCTTTGTCGAGTGTAGGATTTATTTCCACAATTTCGAAGCAACATACTTTTTTACTGTAAAACAATCGCGCAATTAAATTTCCAGCTTCTTTTTCAGTAATACCATTTTTAACAGGCGTTCCGGTTCCTTTCGAAATAGAAGAATCCATACTATCCACATCAAAAGAAACATAAATCAAATCGCATTTCTCCAATAAATTCAGTGCTTCAATGGCAACGCGCTCCACTCCTTTTCTGCGAATTTCGGCTACGGTAAAATTGCGAATGTTTTTTTTGCGTATTAATTCTTCTTCTTGCTTTTCGGTATCGCGCACAGCGATATAAATAAGGTCTGAAAAATTAATTTTTGGATGAATGTTTCCGATATTTTTCAATTTCTCCCAATATTCCACGCTCTCCGCATCCAGATTATTTACTTTAAATTCCAAGTTATCTTCCGCAGTAATTACTGCAATTGGCATTCCGTGCATATTGCCAGAAGGAGTCGTATAAGGCGAATGAATGTCTGCATGTGCATCAATCCAAATCACGCCAAGTCTTTTTTCAGGATATGCCATTCGAATGCCGCTGATGGTTCCTGCAGCCGTACTGTGATCTCCAGCAAGCACAATCGGGAAAACATTTTCTTGTTTAATCGTCTTTTCCACTTCTTTACTCACTCTATCCAAAACAGCGTAAACGCCATTGATACGTTTGGCATGTTCGTGCAGAATGGGCTCGAGCAATAATTTGTTTTCGTTGGGCACTTCTACAGATTTGTATTTCTTAAAATAAGTGCTACCGAAGTCGAGCGCCGCTATTTTAATCGCATCTATGCCCATACTTGCACCACGTGTGCCGGCACCAATTTCAGATTTAACTTCTATAAGTTTGATATTTTTCATAGATTCAATTCAGTTACTTTTTCTAAAAAAATGTAAAGTAAGTTATTTACATTTGCATCGTTATCAAAAAAATATTTTTTTAAACTCCTTTTTTACGCCATGGAAAACAGTTATCAAGACCTTATTGAGCAAACATTTAATTTTCCCCAAGACGGATTTCACATTGTTGAGAGCGAACTTTATTTTTACGATATTCCTTTAATGGATATCATTAAACAATACGGTACTCCTTTAAAAATTACTTATCTTCCAAAGATAGGTTCGCAAATTCAAAAAGCAAAAAAACTTTTCAATGTAGCGATGGCAAAAGCCGATTACAAAGGTAGTTATACTTACTGTTACTGCACAAAAAGTTCACACTTTTCTTTTATTATTGAAGAAGTATTGAAAAACGATGTGCATTTGGAAACATCTTCTGCTTTCGATATTCAAATTATTAAGGATTTGGCGAAACGCGGATTAGTGAATAAAGACAAATATATAATCTGCAATGGTTATAAACGTCCGATTTATATGCAATATATTTCGGAATTAATCAACGATGGTTTTCAAAATGTAATTCCGGTGTTGGATCATAAAAACGAATTTGATTATTATAAAAAACACTTAAAACAAAAATGTAAAATAGGTATTCGGATTGCTTCGGAAGAAGAACCTTCGTTCGAATTTTACACTTCGCGTTTGGGAATTCGGTACAAAGATATTTTGGATTTCTACAAAGAAAAAATTCAGAACAATCCGAAATTTGAATTGAAAATGTTGCATTTTTTTATCAATACAGGTATAAAAGATGCCATTTATTATTGGACGGAATTGACGAAATGTTTGAAAGTATATTACGAGTTGAAACAAATTTGTCCAGAATTAGATTCACTTAATATTGGCGGCGGTTTGCCGATTAAAACATCACTCGGTTTTGAGTATGAATACGAATACATTGTGGAAGAAATTATTTCGCAAATAAAAAGTTTTTGCGAGCAACACGAAATTCAAGAACCTAATATTTATACTGAATTTGGCTCGTTTACAGTTGGCGAAAGTGGTGCCGCTTTGTATTCCGTTGTGGATCAAAAATTGCAAAACGACCGCGAATTATGGTACATGATTGACAGTTCATTTATCACTACTTTGCCCGATACTTGGGGAATTAATCAACGTTTTATTTTATTGGCAGTAAATAAATGGGATACGGAATATCAACGCGTTAATTTAGGTGGACTTACTTGCGACAGTTTGGATTATTACAATGCGGAATTGCACGCTAATCAAGTGTTTTTACCGAAAGTAGAATCAACAGACAAAACACCTTTGTACATTGGATTTTTTCATACCGGCGCATATCAGGAATCGCTGGGTGGTTACGGCGGAATTCAGCATTGCTTAGTGCCAGCGCCGAAACACGTAATTATTGATCGTGATGACGACGGAGAAATTACCACCAAACTTTTTGCGAAAGAGCAAAGTTATAAATCGATGCTCAAAACGTTGGGTTATTAAGCTTCGAAAAAATATTTTTTTGAACATCTTTTTTCGGCATCTGATTTCGAATAAAATTTTAGTGAAATGAAAGCGTGATGAGTTCGGGAAGTTCCGAGCGTGCGAGGAAATCGCCCGACGAATAGCTTTCGGGAAGCTAAAATGAAATGAGAAATCACAGCCTTGAACTTTTTGTTTCTTTTTGGTTCAAGCCAAAAAGAAATTAAAAAAATAGTTTTTTGAAGAACATTTTTTTTCTCACACAGATTCTGAATCAAGTTCAGTATGACGTTTAAAAAAATATTTTTTTGAACGCTAAAATTTAGAACACAAAAAAAGGGTTTGAAAAAATAATTTTTCAAACCCTTTTTTATTTCCCTTTTAAAATTGCCAACATACTTCCGGTATCCGAATAAAAACAAGCATTGTGCAAGCCTACTAATTTTGTAGCCGTTGCAAAACCTTTGTGCAGCGTGCTAAAGCCGTATTGTTGCAAACGATTCAGAATAAAATTCATATCAGCATATTGTCCACTTTTTTGAATATGAATTATTTTTAATTGATGCGACTCGATACTTTTTTGCAAGGTTTTCGGAGAAAAATAATGAATGTGTTCTTGTGGTTTAAATTGAAACCAACGCTTCCGAAAAATGGAATGTTGCAAGGATGAAATATCCGGCGTAATGAGCGCAATAATTCCTTCGGGATGCAGCATGGATGCTAATTTTTCAAATGTTTTATCAGTATCGGGCAAATGTTCCAACACATCAAAAAGCGTAATTAAATGGTATTTTTTATCCGTCTGAAACGTATTGAAAGTGTTGGTATAAACAGGAATATTTTTTTTATTTAACACCTCAATCATCGCTGTATCCAATTCAATTCCTTGCACATCCCAACCTTTAGTACGAAGTGTTTCCAAAAAATAACCAGAAGCACAACCGATGTCCAAAACATTTCCTTTTTCAACCGTTAAAAACGGAGAAATATCTTTGAACCACCTTTCAAAATTTTTTTTCCGCAAGTGCGCTGTCGCTTCGTATTCTAAATAGCCGTACTGACTATTATTGAAATAATTTTCGGAATACAATTTTGGTAAATCTTCGTTGGAAACACGCGGATTCACATACACAAAACTGCACGAAAGGCATTTCACAATATCAAATCCTTTGATCTGATACAATTTTTTTCGCTCGCTACTTTTGCAAACTGCACAAGGATATTCTTTTTTTTGAAAACTCATTTTTGTGTTGTTTGAGTGGCTATCATTTTCGCTAAATTATTTTTAAAAACAGTATTATTTGGATCAATCGCCAAAGCTTTTTGATAATATTCTACCGCTTTCGCATTGTCTCCTTTGCTTTGATAAATCACTCCCATATTGCCATACGGATTGGCTGCACTCGGATCGTATTTCATCGCTAAATTAAAATTTTCCATCGCATTATCGTAATCCTTTTTTTGAAAATATTGTATTCCGATTCCGTTATACATATTCGATAAATTTTTTAAAATACTTTGGTTGTTCGGACTTTTTTGCAATCCTTTATTATAATAATAAATGGCTTTGGTATAATTATTTTCGTTTTGATAAGATGCGCCAATATTTACAATTGGATCTAAATAATTAGTGTCCATACTCAAGGCAATCGTTAAATAATGAATCGCATTGTCGTACTCCTTTTTATTGAAATAAATCACTCCTAAATTGTTTAACGCATTCGTGTATTTCGGATTTAGCGCAATTGTTTTTTGATACATTTTCATCGCGCTATCTTGCAAACCACATTCGTAAAACGTAACACCTAAATTATAATACGCATCCGGATCTTGATTATAAATAGCTAATGTTTTGGCGTATTCATTAACTGCTTGCTGAAACAATTGTTGTTTGTTTTGTGGATTAATAGCGGCTTCTGCTTGGTCGCGATAAGCACTTGCCAAAGCTCCGTGCGTTCGTGCGCTATTAGGCGAAGTTAAAACACCCGATTGAAAAAGTGTAAAGTTATTTTCCCAAACTCTGTTACGCGGAATTAAAATGAAGGCATAAACAATTAAAATTCCAATTAATATTGTATTGAAAGTGCTCGTTTGTTTCCATATTTTTTGGTGCGGATTTATTTTCAACGCTTTCGCGAGAAGCAATGGCAATGCGATACACAAAGCTAAAGAAGGCATGTACAAAAAGCGTTCGGCAAATGTAGAACCGATTTTAACAACCAAATTTGATTCTAAAAAAAGTGTGATTAAATAAAATAATAGTGCAAAAGCGTAAACGTCTTTTTTACGAATCTTCCATAAAATATAAGCTGCCATTGCGGTATAGAGCAGTAACGAAAAAATAGCAGACCAACTCGACCAGGTAACAATCGGAATTTGATTAAAGGAATAATCCCAACTGAGTGGATACGGAACGAATAATAAATAAATATATTTCCCGAGCATTTCGAAATTAGTGGCGAGCATGCTGGATGTACTTTTTGCTGCCATCAAAGCATTGTTCATCACCACAATTTTATCGTTAAACGTAACACTCGACAAAATCCAACTTCGGATAATCATGTATAACACAATCATTCCGAGAAAAGGAAGTGTGAGTCGAATTATTTTTTTTATTTCCATCGACGTAAAAAAATACAACATCAAAGGAATAATAAGCAGA comes from Bacteroidia bacterium and encodes:
- a CDS encoding SRPBCC family protein; translated protein: MTNNSITIQRVLKTTTEKIYRAFTESNALATWLPPNGFVGVVHTMDVKIGGDYKMSFINFTTGNGHSFSGKYLELKPNEFLKYSNKFEAPNLPCEMITSVWLKKVLVGTEIKIVQENIPIIIPTEMCYLGWQESIEKLTKLVEPVILDAK
- the rocF gene encoding arginase codes for the protein MKNIKLIEVKSEIGAGTRGASMGIDAIKIAALDFGSTYFKKYKSVEVPNENKLLLEPILHEHAKRINGVYAVLDRVSKEVEKTIKQENVFPIVLAGDHSTAAGTISGIRMAYPEKRLGVIWIDAHADIHSPYTTPSGNMHGMPIAVITAEDNLEFKVNNLDAESVEYWEKLKNIGNIHPKINFSDLIYIAVRDTEKQEEELIRKKNIRNFTVAEIRRKGVERVAIEALNLLEKCDLIYVSFDVDSMDSSISKGTGTPVKNGITEKEAGNLIARLFYSKKVCCFEIVEINPTLDKENLMAENAFEILLKATNQLNRDF
- a CDS encoding arginine decarboxylase; this encodes MENSYQDLIEQTFNFPQDGFHIVESELYFYDIPLMDIIKQYGTPLKITYLPKIGSQIQKAKKLFNVAMAKADYKGSYTYCYCTKSSHFSFIIEEVLKNDVHLETSSAFDIQIIKDLAKRGLVNKDKYIICNGYKRPIYMQYISELINDGFQNVIPVLDHKNEFDYYKKHLKQKCKIGIRIASEEEPSFEFYTSRLGIRYKDILDFYKEKIQNNPKFELKMLHFFINTGIKDAIYYWTELTKCLKVYYELKQICPELDSLNIGGGLPIKTSLGFEYEYEYIVEEIISQIKSFCEQHEIQEPNIYTEFGSFTVGESGAALYSVVDQKLQNDRELWYMIDSSFITTLPDTWGINQRFILLAVNKWDTEYQRVNLGGLTCDSLDYYNAELHANQVFLPKVESTDKTPLYIGFFHTGAYQESLGGYGGIQHCLVPAPKHVIIDRDDDGEITTKLFAKEQSYKSMLKTLGY
- a CDS encoding YdeI family protein encodes the protein MNPKVDWYFNKATKWQEEYLKLRIIILDCGLTEELKWGVPCYTFENKNVVLIHGFKDYCAILFHKGSLLKDPKDILIQQTENVQAARQIRFTNIREIIDLESTLKAYIKDAIKIEKAGLKVPMKKATEFKMPEEFQLKLKQIPALKKAFEALTPGRQRRYLLYFSSAKQAATREARIEKYMKHILDGKGLED
- a CDS encoding tetratricopeptide repeat protein; the protein is MAEKKFSGKKTIPSQSKGTSAQAKKANDSILPSKRFLVPSFIFLFCFLLYGNTLNHDYALDDDIYTKKNVFVQQGFSAFKDIFNKGSLYGFNKANDSNYRPLTLLDFMTEVSVFGMDPHVSHFFNVLFFSLTCLLLYKLMQLLFKEYHASIPIFITLLFACHPVHTEVVANIKSRDEILVLLFGVSSFYLMMRYYEKPEKIFYIGSFIAFTCAIFSKEDGLTFLLIIPLMLYFFTSMEIKKIIRLTLPFLGMIVLYMIIRSWILSSVTFNDKIVVMNNALMAAKSTSSMLATNFEMLGKYIYLLFVPYPLSWDYSFNQIPIVTWSSWSAIFSLLLYTAMAAYILWKIRKKDVYAFALLFYLITLFLESNLVVKIGSTFAERFLYMPSLALCIALPLLLAKALKINPHQKIWKQTSTFNTILIGILIVYAFILIPRNRVWENNFTLFQSGVLTSPNSARTHGALASAYRDQAEAAINPQNKQQLFQQAVNEYAKTLAIYNQDPDAYYNLGVTFYECGLQDSAMKMYQKTIALNPKYTNALNNLGVIYFNKKEYDNAIHYLTIALSMDTNYLDPIVNIGASYQNENNYTKAIYYYNKGLQKSPNNQSILKNLSNMYNGIGIQYFQKKDYDNAMENFNLAMKYDPSAANPYGNMGVIYQSKGDNAKAVEYYQKALAIDPNNTVFKNNLAKMIATQTTQK
- a CDS encoding class I SAM-dependent methyltransferase; amino-acid sequence: MSFQKKEYPCAVCKSSERKKLYQIKGFDIVKCLSCSFVYVNPRVSNEDLPKLYSENYFNNSQYGYLEYEATAHLRKKNFERWFKDISPFLTVEKGNVLDIGCASGYFLETLRTKGWDVQGIELDTAMIEVLNKKNIPVYTNTFNTFQTDKKYHLITLFDVLEHLPDTDKTFEKLASMLHPEGIIALITPDISSLQHSIFRKRWFQFKPQEHIHYFSPKTLQKSIESHQLKIIHIQKSGQYADMNFILNRLQQYGFSTLHKGFATATKLVGLHNACFYSDTGSMLAILKGK
- the argS gene encoding arginine--tRNA ligase, which produces MDIENILSQKTAEAIEHLYGEKIPSEKIIFQKTTKEHEADLTLVVFPFLKMSRKSPEQTASDIGNYLQKNISEIENHAVIKGFLNITFSNNYWLKNYFSDKDIFKIPSTGEKIMVEYSSPNTNKPLHLGHIRNNLLGYAVAEILKAAGNEVLKVNLVNDRGVHICKSMLAWQKWGNGETPESSGLKGDHLVGKYYVEYDKQFKLENAKLQKSGLTEEEATKKNPLQSEVQEMLLKWEAGDKAVIDLWKTMNGWVYKGFEETYKNLGVDFDKIYYESETYLLGKKIIEKGLKGGHLEKNPDGSVFIDLTNEGLDKKILLRADGTSVYMTQDIGTAVLRADETHVNKMIYTVGNEQDYHFKVLFLTLKKLGYAWANECFHLSYGMVELPEGKMKSREGTVVDADDLIKEMIDSARETSMELGKMEEFTKEESEKLFRTIGLGALKYFILKVDPKKKMLFDPKESIDFNGHTAPFIQYTYARIQSLLRKATEISFQKNNFSNIEIIRKEKELIKLVLLYPLIIKDAAEKLSPAEVANYIYELAKEYNQFYHELPILKEEDEELKKFRLLLSEKIGHTIFASMRLLGIEVPPKM